A window of the Bdellovibrio svalbardensis genome harbors these coding sequences:
- a CDS encoding carbohydrate-binding family 9-like protein, which translates to MGLKSVVLGAILLSTSLVQASDCTNVQAVQSLQLSYPAQSILTQPVDVQFRLDGEMLIAQFEVRSDVINAKEKLGPKEYPYQGDVVELFISVSGNASSMPYYEFELSPYNNTFEVRVDDLKKPFVENINMGMVHQVLRTETGWKAEMGIPLRNLGWNGDPSLIVGNAYSILGKSPGRSFWSLSLPPQVKPNFHKPEFFKPLLICSDNKN; encoded by the coding sequence ATGGGACTAAAATCAGTTGTCTTAGGAGCCATCTTACTATCGACATCATTGGTTCAAGCCAGTGATTGTACAAATGTTCAGGCCGTGCAGTCCTTGCAATTGTCTTATCCTGCGCAGTCAATTCTGACTCAGCCGGTGGATGTGCAGTTTCGGCTTGATGGGGAGATGTTGATCGCCCAGTTCGAAGTTCGCTCTGATGTCATCAATGCGAAAGAAAAATTGGGTCCGAAAGAATATCCTTATCAAGGGGACGTCGTTGAGTTGTTTATATCCGTTTCGGGAAACGCAAGTTCAATGCCTTACTATGAGTTTGAACTCAGTCCTTATAACAATACTTTTGAAGTTCGTGTCGATGACCTCAAGAAGCCTTTTGTGGAAAACATCAATATGGGAATGGTGCACCAAGTGCTTCGCACTGAAACAGGTTGGAAAGCAGAAATGGGAATCCCTCTGCGAAATTTGGGTTGGAATGGTGATCCTTCATTAATCGTTGGGAATGCCTACTCAATCCTTGGTAAATCCCCAGGTCGCAGTTTTTGGAGTTTGTCTTTGCCCCCGCAGGTAAAACCAAACTTTCATAAGCCTGAATTTTTTAAACCCTTGCTAATCTGCTCTGACAATAAGAACTAA
- a CDS encoding FAD-binding oxidoreductase encodes MKRRTFLKFGGALVAQSVIASSLLDSVFLSTAHGQTVSIRDLKNSLPADQAMILVPQDAQFASYQQAFNKRTLKTPIVRVLCSTPQAVAISIQWAQANKVPLAVRSGGHSFEGLSQGTGLIIDTRPMSQFQISSDKQTFIAGAGALLGNVYTELAKDGRAVPAGSCPTVGITGHTLGGGYGLLARPLGLACDSLLKVEMVNAKGEIIQCSADENKDLFWALRGGGAGSFGIVTKLQFKTHEVSHVYTYGMSWKVSPEVAAQLMKTWQQWAPESPREITSLMKVSRGKDGLINVRALGQTVGTENILRSELARLSAIAQPESLNIKDLDFMSSVRHFGGSFDQEYIFMKGKSDYIKQVMSDEGIAVLLKKIPSGIDVIFDSYGGAIRDVADDATAFAHRTGTVSSLQYYTQWFKEADGKAKLETMKTFHDALRPYMSGAAYFNYCDLDIKDYARAYWGNNLQRLIDIKVQHDPNNFFAHAQSIPLKKGS; translated from the coding sequence ATGAAAAGACGTACATTTTTAAAATTCGGTGGTGCTTTAGTTGCTCAATCTGTAATCGCTTCCAGCTTGCTGGATTCGGTCTTCTTATCGACGGCGCATGGGCAGACTGTCTCAATTCGAGACTTGAAAAACTCCCTTCCCGCAGATCAAGCAATGATCTTGGTGCCACAAGATGCGCAGTTTGCGTCTTACCAACAAGCTTTCAATAAAAGAACTTTAAAAACCCCTATCGTCAGAGTTTTATGCTCTACACCTCAGGCTGTGGCGATTTCCATTCAATGGGCGCAGGCCAATAAGGTTCCATTGGCAGTCCGTAGCGGTGGGCATTCCTTCGAGGGGCTCTCGCAGGGGACTGGTCTTATCATTGACACCCGTCCTATGAGCCAATTCCAAATTTCATCTGACAAACAGACTTTTATCGCTGGCGCGGGCGCACTTCTCGGCAATGTCTATACAGAGTTGGCAAAAGACGGGCGAGCGGTTCCGGCGGGATCTTGCCCGACAGTGGGAATCACTGGTCACACCTTGGGCGGAGGCTATGGCCTTCTGGCTCGTCCTTTGGGGCTTGCTTGTGACAGCTTGTTGAAAGTGGAAATGGTGAATGCAAAGGGTGAGATCATTCAGTGCAGTGCCGACGAAAATAAGGATCTATTCTGGGCTTTGCGCGGTGGTGGTGCCGGCAGCTTTGGAATCGTCACAAAATTGCAGTTCAAAACTCATGAAGTTTCCCACGTTTATACCTACGGCATGAGCTGGAAAGTTTCTCCAGAGGTGGCAGCTCAATTGATGAAAACATGGCAGCAATGGGCGCCAGAATCCCCTCGTGAAATCACTTCGTTGATGAAAGTAAGCAGAGGCAAAGATGGGCTGATTAACGTGCGAGCGCTTGGTCAGACCGTAGGTACAGAAAATATTCTGCGCAGTGAGCTGGCGAGACTGTCAGCGATCGCTCAGCCCGAATCTTTAAACATCAAAGATTTGGACTTCATGTCTTCAGTTCGTCACTTTGGTGGTAGCTTTGATCAGGAATATATCTTCATGAAAGGCAAATCTGATTACATCAAACAAGTCATGAGTGATGAGGGAATTGCCGTTTTACTTAAAAAAATTCCCTCAGGGATTGATGTGATCTTCGACAGCTATGGTGGCGCTATTCGTGATGTCGCTGACGATGCCACGGCCTTTGCTCATCGCACAGGGACCGTCAGTTCACTTCAATATTATACTCAATGGTTTAAAGAAGCCGACGGAAAGGCCAAACTTGAAACCATGAAGACCTTTCACGATGCTTTAAGACCTTATATGTCAGGTGCCGCATATTTCAATTACTGCGACTTAGATATTAAAGACTATGCCCGAGCTTATTGGGGCAACAACTTACAACGGCTTATAGATATTAAAGTGCAGCATGATCCAAATAATTTCTTTGCCCATGCGCAAAGCATTCCTCTGAAAAAAGGATCTTAA
- a CDS encoding flagellin N-terminal helical domain-containing protein, with amino-acid sequence MGLRIGTNVSALNAQKNLYMTRINADKSMARLASGMRINQAADDAAGLAISENLKGQIRGIRQANRNANDGISLVQVAEGSLNEVSNMLIRFRELGVQAASDTIGDTERKFLDVEYQQLKSEVQRITESTKFNGYDLLNGTGGMIDIQVGVNNDAFQDRISFNSGAANSSLEALGLTAESVATKEGAQLSLATVDNALTSVNAIRANFGALQNRLVSTSNNLLISDENLSAANSRIRDTDVAAETSEMTRNNILLQAGVSVLGQANQSQQLALKLLG; translated from the coding sequence ATGGGATTAAGAATTGGTACGAACGTGTCGGCGTTGAATGCGCAAAAAAACCTTTATATGACACGAATCAACGCAGATAAATCAATGGCAAGATTGGCCTCTGGAATGAGAATCAATCAAGCTGCGGACGATGCTGCGGGACTTGCGATTAGCGAAAACTTAAAAGGACAAATTCGCGGTATTAGACAAGCCAACCGAAATGCCAATGATGGTATTTCACTTGTGCAAGTCGCAGAGGGAAGCTTAAACGAAGTTTCCAATATGTTGATTCGTTTCAGAGAACTAGGTGTTCAGGCCGCATCAGACACGATCGGTGACACAGAAAGAAAGTTCTTGGATGTTGAGTATCAACAATTGAAGTCAGAGGTTCAGCGTATTACTGAGTCGACGAAGTTCAACGGATACGATCTTCTGAACGGAACTGGCGGAATGATCGATATTCAAGTGGGCGTGAACAATGATGCTTTCCAGGATCGCATCAGCTTCAACTCCGGTGCTGCGAATTCTTCTCTCGAGGCTTTGGGCCTGACAGCAGAATCAGTGGCAACGAAGGAAGGCGCACAGCTCTCTTTGGCTACGGTCGACAATGCACTCACTTCAGTGAATGCGATTCGTGCGAACTTTGGTGCTCTACAAAATCGTTTGGTTTCAACATCCAATAACTTGTTGATCTCAGATGAAAACTTGTCAGCGGCAAACTCTCGAATCCGCGACACTGACGTAGCGGCAGAGACATCTGAAATGACAAGAAATAACATCTTGTTGCAGGCGGGTGTGTCGGTTCTAGGTCAAGCGAATCAGTCTCAGCAATTGGCTTTGAAATTGTTAGGCTAA
- a CDS encoding flagellin N-terminal helical domain-containing protein, whose product MGLRINTNTASLNAQRVLWGTKIGLDKSMEKLASGFRINRAGDDAAGLAISENLKAQVRGLKQASRNAQDGISLVQVAEGSMNEISSILIRLRELSVQSASDTVGPTERQFLNVEYDQLVSEIDRISEGTEFNGTQLLAGTGSILDFQVGTRNNPEIDRISFDASKADANSAALGVNLTSVADKASAQNALAAIDTAIVSVSAMRADFGAIQNRLQSTVSNIQVSVENMSAANSRIRDVDVAEETSEMTRNNILLQAGTSVLAQANQQANVALGLLNKSFQG is encoded by the coding sequence ATGGGTTTACGTATTAACACGAATACAGCTTCGTTGAATGCACAAAGAGTTTTGTGGGGAACGAAGATTGGTCTTGATAAGAGCATGGAAAAGCTCGCTTCAGGATTCCGTATCAACCGCGCTGGTGATGATGCTGCGGGATTAGCGATCTCTGAGAATTTAAAAGCTCAAGTTCGCGGTCTTAAACAGGCTTCACGAAATGCTCAAGACGGTATCTCTCTAGTCCAAGTGGCAGAGGGTTCCATGAATGAGATCTCTTCGATCCTCATTCGTCTTAGAGAACTTTCAGTGCAATCAGCTTCTGACACTGTTGGACCGACTGAGCGTCAGTTCCTCAATGTGGAATATGATCAACTTGTATCAGAGATCGACCGTATCTCCGAAGGTACAGAGTTCAATGGAACTCAACTTTTGGCAGGAACTGGTTCTATCTTGGACTTCCAAGTTGGTACTAGAAATAATCCAGAAATCGACCGTATCTCTTTCGATGCTTCTAAAGCGGATGCGAACTCTGCAGCATTGGGAGTGAATCTGACTTCTGTAGCGGATAAAGCTTCTGCACAAAATGCACTAGCAGCAATTGATACAGCAATCGTGAGCGTCTCAGCGATGAGAGCCGACTTCGGTGCGATTCAGAATCGTCTACAATCAACTGTTTCGAATATCCAAGTATCAGTTGAGAATATGTCAGCAGCTAACTCTCGTATCAGAGATGTGGATGTGGCTGAAGAGACTTCTGAAATGACTAGAAATAATATCTTGTTGCAAGCAGGTACTAGTGTACTAGCGCAAGCGAACCAACAAGCGAACGTAGCACTAGGACTCTTGAACAAGTCATTCCAAGGTTAG
- a CDS encoding transposase — MPRKKFYPTAEYPYHVTARTVNKEWFALPQEDVWMIFAHYLHYIWREYDVRVHSFVLMSNHFHMLISTPEANLDKAMNYFMREVSKRIGERAGKVNQVFGGPYHWTVIKNSIHYQHAYKYIYRNPVHAGICSRVEDYPFSTLRGLLGLEYQHIPAYDNLEIIQDPFKKLQWLNSGYEDETKEAIQLALRRREFGFARDRDSGPHWLEDHLI; from the coding sequence ATGCCGAGAAAAAAATTCTACCCAACAGCTGAGTACCCTTATCACGTAACCGCTCGCACCGTGAACAAAGAATGGTTCGCGCTGCCCCAAGAGGATGTTTGGATGATATTTGCACATTACCTTCATTATATATGGAGGGAGTACGATGTTCGTGTTCATTCATTTGTACTTATGAGTAATCACTTCCATATGCTGATCTCAACACCGGAGGCAAATCTCGATAAGGCGATGAACTATTTCATGCGAGAAGTGAGTAAGCGAATCGGGGAGCGTGCAGGAAAAGTGAATCAAGTGTTTGGTGGTCCCTATCATTGGACGGTGATTAAGAACTCCATTCACTATCAGCATGCTTATAAATACATATATAGAAATCCCGTGCATGCGGGGATCTGTTCTCGAGTGGAAGATTATCCATTCAGCACTCTTCGTGGTTTGTTGGGATTGGAGTATCAGCACATTCCGGCCTATGACAATCTAGAGATCATTCAAGATCCTTTCAAAAAACTGCAATGGTTGAATTCAGGTTATGAAGATGAAACCAAAGAGGCCATTCAACTTGCACTCCGAAGAAGAGAGTTTGGTTTCGCTCGTGATAGGGATTCTGGGCCTCACTGGCTCGAGGACCACTTGATCTAA
- a CDS encoding HD domain-containing protein — translation MMEIRDPVHGSIYYADPEVAVLDTAEYQRLRAIKQLGFSEFSFPGATHNRYIHSIGVAHLASLVFDSIFKVYPFSKPSVKTRFRQVVRLAALLHDVGHGPLSHTTELVMPQLSELDIKIYEEEQKYGDAAHTVMYKNRKANHEDYTIKYVTDSPISETIKAQFPDISPVHIACLIDKALHCPDDFFIDAGVDFRPILSQLVSSEIDADRMDYLERDSYFCGTNYGKIDSNWLIQNMTFHRVENQLYLAMNRRALYSFDDFLISRHHMHLMVYGHHKSIIYEEMLNRYLTSEDCTFKLPGDIKEYTLYNDYRLHEHLRSVSNPWARRIAERRPFKVLLEQHNTTESERPEYMKNLLEKEGLEVIWASSKARLSKYHTASPEERAAQIFVVDQFDPWSKPTPINQSTEIFKRYEGTRIIDRIYVAPEEFAQAEKILKAQKY, via the coding sequence ATGATGGAAATTCGGGATCCTGTTCATGGTTCTATTTATTATGCTGATCCTGAGGTGGCTGTCTTGGATACGGCTGAGTATCAGCGTCTTAGAGCTATTAAGCAGCTTGGGTTTTCGGAGTTTAGTTTCCCTGGGGCGACTCATAACCGCTATATTCACTCCATTGGTGTCGCGCATTTGGCGAGCTTGGTGTTTGACTCGATCTTTAAGGTCTATCCTTTCTCGAAGCCTTCTGTGAAAACTCGCTTCCGTCAGGTTGTGCGTTTGGCGGCTCTTCTTCATGACGTGGGTCACGGTCCGTTGAGCCATACCACTGAGTTGGTCATGCCGCAGCTTTCTGAGTTGGATATTAAAATCTACGAAGAAGAGCAAAAGTACGGCGATGCCGCTCATACAGTGATGTATAAAAATCGCAAAGCGAATCACGAGGATTATACAATCAAGTATGTCACTGATTCGCCGATCTCTGAAACGATCAAAGCGCAGTTTCCTGATATCTCGCCTGTGCATATCGCTTGCTTGATTGATAAGGCCCTGCACTGCCCGGATGACTTCTTTATCGATGCCGGTGTGGACTTCCGCCCGATTCTTTCTCAGTTGGTCAGCAGTGAGATCGATGCGGATCGCATGGACTATCTAGAGCGCGATTCTTATTTCTGTGGAACGAACTACGGTAAAATTGATTCCAACTGGTTGATTCAGAACATGACCTTCCACCGCGTGGAAAATCAACTGTACCTGGCAATGAACCGCCGTGCGCTTTATTCCTTCGATGATTTTTTGATCTCGCGCCATCATATGCATTTGATGGTTTACGGTCATCACAAGAGCATCATCTATGAAGAGATGCTCAATCGCTATCTGACTTCAGAGGATTGCACTTTCAAACTTCCAGGCGATATCAAAGAGTACACTCTGTACAACGACTATCGTCTGCATGAGCACTTAAGAAGCGTTTCAAATCCTTGGGCGCGCCGAATCGCTGAACGCCGTCCATTCAAGGTTTTATTGGAACAACATAACACCACAGAGTCAGAGCGTCCTGAGTACATGAAAAATCTTTTGGAAAAAGAAGGCTTGGAAGTCATCTGGGCCAGCTCAAAAGCACGTCTGTCGAAGTATCACACTGCTTCGCCAGAGGAACGTGCCGCGCAGATTTTCGTCGTCGATCAGTTCGATCCGTGGAGCAAACCCACTCCAATCAACCAATCGACCGAGATCTTCAAACGCTACGAAGGAACACGTATCATTGATCGTATCTATGTGGCGCCTGAAGAATTCGCACAAGCCGAGAAGATTCTGAAAGCACAAAAATACTAG
- a CDS encoding acyl-CoA thioesterase: MNLFFRLIWTYIISRFRSKLGVLDVCPTPFRVLPTDLDVLRHMNNGVYFSLQDLARTDYMIRIGALDTISSKGWYPVVVAERLRFRKSLKLFQKFEIQTKLVFWDDKYIYIEHTFMSGGEAVAWGTIRTRFLSKKGGIVSPKELMSALGHDLAPAQMTEYLKNWAAAEDAHSTAIRPS, from the coding sequence ATGAATCTCTTTTTCCGACTTATTTGGACTTATATAATCTCTAGATTTCGCAGCAAGCTTGGCGTGTTGGATGTGTGTCCGACTCCTTTTCGAGTACTGCCGACAGATCTGGATGTTCTTCGTCATATGAATAATGGCGTGTATTTTTCTTTGCAGGATCTGGCTCGCACGGACTATATGATTCGCATCGGGGCATTGGATACGATCAGCTCTAAAGGCTGGTATCCGGTGGTGGTTGCGGAACGTTTGCGTTTCAGAAAATCGCTTAAGCTTTTTCAGAAGTTTGAGATTCAGACCAAGCTTGTCTTCTGGGATGATAAGTATATCTATATCGAACACACGTTTATGAGCGGTGGTGAAGCGGTCGCCTGGGGTACGATTCGTACTCGCTTCCTCAGTAAAAAAGGTGGGATCGTATCGCCGAAAGAACTGATGTCGGCTTTAGGGCATGATCTTGCTCCGGCGCAAATGACTGAGTATCTGAAGAACTGGGCTGCTGCCGAAGATGCTCACTCGACAGCCATTCGCCCTTCCTAA
- a CDS encoding SDR family NAD(P)-dependent oxidoreductase yields MDNGLNLHQRVALISGPMTTTVSSIVLTLTRLGADCVILDPDKSVASAFTNQINDAREINDKYGRAMVIQGEFKTPEQIKDAVGKAAQTFGGLDIYIDALMIQQPSPMKFDGTIENFDGLIEKHLKLPLMITQSVMAYLKSRKKGRVIFLMNESPVAKIKEDLVAQAVRSGLIQFTQALAKQTSEFNVTVNSLSVALTEEYILAHDPESKSIKEAMEKMKTIDPSLKITEADKISQTIAFLVSPMGATMNGQRFALS; encoded by the coding sequence ATGGATAACGGATTGAATTTACATCAAAGAGTCGCACTTATTTCGGGCCCCATGACGACCACAGTTTCCAGCATCGTGCTGACACTGACTCGTTTGGGTGCGGATTGTGTGATCTTGGATCCAGATAAATCCGTGGCCTCTGCATTTACCAATCAAATCAATGATGCACGCGAGATCAACGACAAATACGGCCGAGCGATGGTGATTCAAGGGGAGTTTAAAACTCCAGAGCAAATCAAAGATGCGGTCGGCAAAGCGGCTCAGACCTTCGGTGGCCTTGATATCTATATTGATGCACTGATGATTCAGCAACCTTCGCCAATGAAGTTTGATGGCACGATTGAAAACTTTGATGGCTTGATTGAAAAGCATTTGAAGCTTCCTTTGATGATCACACAAAGTGTGATGGCCTACCTCAAGAGCCGCAAAAAAGGTCGCGTGATCTTTTTGATGAATGAATCTCCCGTGGCAAAGATTAAAGAAGATCTTGTGGCGCAGGCGGTTCGTTCCGGACTTATACAGTTCACTCAAGCTTTGGCTAAGCAAACAAGTGAGTTCAATGTGACTGTGAACTCGTTGTCCGTGGCTCTGACAGAAGAATACATTTTGGCTCATGACCCGGAATCAAAATCGATCAAAGAAGCGATGGAAAAAATGAAAACCATAGATCCCTCTTTGAAAATCACAGAGGCCGATAAGATTTCCCAAACAATTGCATTCCTGGTAAGCCCGATGGGAGCCACGATGAATGGACAAAGATTCGCTCTGTCTTAG